The DNA region GACGAGGCACAGGGCCAGCGTGCCCCGCACGCTCCTCCGGCGGCGGCCGAACCTGTGCGTCGGTGCGAAAGGCCTGTCCATGGCGGATCAGGATTTCACCACCAGCGGGCCCGCCGCCACCGTCGGTCCCGGGACCTCGAGGGGCGTCGGCCGGTCGCGGGCCAGGTACTCGTCCACGAGGCGGGTGCCGAGCACCGGGTCGCGGAAGCGCCACAGCTTCTTGCGGCTGCCCTCGATGATCGTCGCGTAGACGGCGAGGTCGATCGCCTCGCGGACCGCCATCTGGGTCGGCTCGTTCCGGGTCACGCCCGTCTCGACCTGGAGCAGCTTGGCCACCGCGACGTAGCGGTAGGCGTTGGCGTTGAGCGCGACCGAGTAGATCGTCTTCGTCACCGTGACGCTGTTGAGCACCTCGCCGCTCTGCACGGAGACGATGCGCATCGCCACCGTCACCTCGTCGCGCCGGTACTTGGTGTCGCCGCCGATGCCCAGGAGGTTGGCGCCGGCGCCACCCGTGACCGTGTTGGCGTCGTAGCCGATGATGCCGCCCTCGACGATCAGGCCGGCGAAGCGGATCGGCGGCAGCGGCTTCGCCTCCGTGCCGTCGAATTCCTGGCGGGTCGCCCGGATCAGCTGCCGCTCCTGCAGCAGGTTGGCGAGGCCGGTGCGCTCGACCACCGAGAACCACTGGCCGCGCCCGGCGCGCCGCAGCGCGTCGACCACGAAGGCGCCGCCGCCCTGTGTCACGGCGCGGGAATACTCCGCGATGTTGTCGTTCGGCTTGTTCTGGCCGGTCAGGTCCGGGAAATTGTAGATCGCGATGTCGATCTTGCGGGTCGGCGGCGGCAGCGTCTCGAGATTGAGATCGGTCGGGGAGGGCGGCGTCACCACGGGCGCCTGCGCGAGCAGCTCGCGCTCCCACGGCGCGCAGGCGGCCAGACCCGCGCAGAGCAGCGCGGCGCCGGCCAGGCTCTTCAGAAAGCTACGCACGGGCAACCCCGTCTCCGTTCGGCTTCGGAGCTCCGGCCCTCCGCGCGGCCGCCCGAGCGGGCGACGGAGGGGGGCGGAGCCGGCTCCGGCTTCGATGCTCGACGACCATGGCTGCGCCTCGCCCTCAGGGCGCGCCCGAGATCGGCGACGTGCCGGTCGAGCTGCCGCCGACGGCCGCGGTCGCCGGGACGACGATGGTGGTGGTCGACTGGCCGTCGAAGATTTGGAGCTGGATGTTGCTGCCCAGGCGCTGGAAGGTCACCTGCGAGCCGCCGAAGCTGTAGCTGCCGCTCTGCTGGGCGTTCTCGCCGAAGAGCGACTGCGTGATCTGGTTGGCCAGCGAGCTGTAGATCTGCGTCTGCAACTGCTGGGCGAAGATCTGGCCCGGGGTCTTGGTGTTGGCGGCGCTCTGGTTGGCCGAGAACAGCTGCTGGTCGCGCTGGGCCGACCGCTGCGCGTCGTTCTGGGCGGCGGCCTCGGCCTGCAGCCAGGATCCGTTCAGCGGGCTTCCCCCGAAGGACGGGTTGACCGGCTGGTAGACGAGGCTGCCCGCCTGCGCACCCGCGACGGCGAGGAGGGCCCAGCCGCAGACGAGCGGCCCGAGGAGACGGGACTGGCGCATGGGACTACCTCTGGGTGACCGAGACGCTGGGACCGTTGCCGACCCGCGTGATGCTGATCGGCGTCGGGTTGGTGCCCTGCTGCTGCGCCGAGATGGCGTTGTTGTCGCCGCGGACCGTGATGGTGGCCGCCGCGCCGCCGTCCTGCTGGGTCCCGACCGTGTTGGACTGGCCGAAGACCGACACGGTCGACTGGTTGTACGATCCCGTCTGCTGCTGGGTCACCGTGTTGCGCGAACCGATCACGTTCTGGATCGCCACGTTCGCGTAGCCCGACATGTCGATCGTGCCCGTGTTGCCCGATCCGATCTGCAGGGCCCGGGCCTGGTTGGCCTGCGCCGACTGGGGCGGGCCGCTCGGATTGAGCAGCAGGATGCCGGACTGATTGCCGAGGATGTAGTCGCTCTCCTGGATCCCCCGTCCCTGAGTGCCGGTGGGGCGCTGAGCGGCCGCCTGGATCTGCTCGATCGCGACGCGATCCTGCGCCGCCGCGGAGCCGGCCGCACTCGCGACGGCGAGCGGGACGACAACGAGCAGCGCTCGACCTGCAGCGCGGCTGCGACGCGTACGGCGCATCATCTGCCTCCCTAGCCCCTTTTGGGCTACCTTAAATCAGTGTTCCGTGTGATTGTATAGTATCAGGGTTTATCCACACATGGTCACATCTGTTATGTGGTGAATTGGACACACGTGTCGAGGCCGGAGACTCGCTGTAGCTGTCTTTCGGGTGCGGCAATGTCAATGGAGCCGCAGGCACTCGTCCCATCAGGAAATGACGGAGCTCGACCTGTCGGCTTGCAGGGCTCGAGCGGCGTGTCACAGGTCCTGCGTGCTGTCGTAGGCGCAGCTGATCCTGTGGCCGTCCACCTGCACGGAGGCGTCGACGCTCAGCTGACCGTCCGCACGGACGCTGATCGTCAGCTTGCCGACCTCACGGGTACCGCTGTCGGCGAGGTCGAAGCCGCCGCCCTGCTGCATCGTTGCTGTGCCTGACGGATCGGACTTGCGTACGACCAAATTGTAATGGCCGGCGGTCCCGGGAGGAGCCTCAATCCGCAGAGTCAAGCGTGCAATGTCTGCCGAACGAGTTTCGACCACGCGGCAGAGGACCGGGGGATCAACGATGAAGCTGGGCATGATCGGCACCGCGCCCGCAATTGAGTTGGCTATTTGGTTTCAGGACTGGAAGGAACGCTCCTCAGAGCGCCCCTTCCGTCAAAGTCGGTGTCTAAAAGGGCTGTCGGCCCGGTTTCTTAGCGCTGCCGGATCGTCACATTGTTGCCGCTGCCGAACTGAGCGAAGCCCGCGTTGGAGTAATACGCTCCGCCCTGAGTGATCGAGCCGCCGTTGTTATTGCCGTTCTGGTAGATAAATGCACCGACTCCCTGATTGCCGGCCTGCGAGATGTAACCGCTGTTGCCATCGCCAATCTGAAGGATCGCCGCGTAGTTCGTGAAGCCGTTTTGATCAATGTTTCCGGTATTGCTGTTACCGACTTGGCGGACGGCCGCATACGCGTTCGAGCTGCTGCCATACTGATTGATCAAGGAGTAGTTGCCGTTGCCTTCCTGGGTGATGCCCGCAAAAATCGAGCTGCCGTACTGTTCGATGTAGCCCTGGTTGCTGCTGCCATTCTGCCGAACCGACGCATTGGCATCGCTGCTGCTGGAATACTGCCGGATGCGGGAGATATTGTCGTTCCCATCCTGAACAATGTCTGCGCTTGTCCGGGTGCTGCCTTGTTCAATGTATCCCTGGTTCCTGTCGCCCCGCTGGGTAACAGTGGCGGTTACATTCGAGCTCGTGCTGTACTGGTTGATCTGAGAATTATTCGAAGTTCCGTTCTGGAAAATGCCGGCGTAGGTGGTATTGGAATTTGCGTCAGCAATGATTGTCGCGCTGTTCTTGTCGCCGTTCTGCTGGAACTGAGCCTTGCCGTTCATTCCGTTCTGGGTAATGGACACTCCATTGCCACTGCCTGCCGAGAAGGAGCCCTTCGTGGGATCAAGCGAGAAATCGGCGCGAGAATAATTGCCGTTTGTCGTGACAACCTGATTGTTGTTGCCGCCTTGGACGATCGATAGACCGTTGTCGTACCCAGACTGTACGACAGTATTTGCGTCATTTAAGGCAGCATTTCCATTAGCGGCGGTGAGATTTGTTGCCGTCAGATCAATCTGATTGTTCAGAAATCCGGCCTTGGCGTTCGTGCCCTGCGTTTGATCAACCGTTGCCCTGTTGCGATCGCCGCGCTGAAGAACGATGGCCTCGTTCGCCGTGGTGCCGGCACCGAGGACCGGTGAAATCATGGACTGCGCCGAGGCGCCGGTCGCGAAGGCGGTCAGGCTGGCGACGGCGACGGAAGCCAGAAGAACTGATTTGAACATGGATACACTCCCTCTTTTCTCTTTTGTGCTCTTTTGAACACAATCCAGGCCATCGCGGTCGCACTGTTGTCGCGGCGCTTTAACGGCTTGTTAAGCGTATCCATGGGCTCAAGACGGGTGTCAAGTTCGGGTTGACCGAAAAACTACAATTGTCGGAATTTCTCAGCTGATTTGAGGCGGCAAAAATGACTTGATGTCTGACAAAGCGCCCAGAGAAAATTCTGTTTTCTCAATTGTTTAAGGATGCGCGTTAACGATCTCTGGAGTCGGTGTCCAGAACCGGATTAGGCAGTTTTCGCCGCCGAAGGCCCGGGCCGCTATATGCGTGTTAAATTGGACACATCAGTCATCGTCAAAAGTGGTATTCTATTGAGCAAGCAAGACCGTTCTGAATGGTCGTATGCGGCGCGATTCCTCGGGGTGAGCCCTGCCGCTGCCGAACGGCCGTCGCCCGTGCGTGAGCCGGAGGGTTCACCCGGTCGACGGAGCGGTCGATGTCCTCGCGAGGCGGAAACCGTCCGCGCCGTGTGTTGATTGGGAGGCTACGATGAGGCAGCGCGGCCCATCGCGCGTGCAGATCCTGCTCGCCGCCGCGACCGTGTGGTCGGCCGGGACCCTGTCGGCGGCCGCACAATCCGCGGCGCCGCCCGGGCCGCCGCAACCGGCGCCGGCCCAGCCGGCGCCCGCACAGCCCGCACCGGTGCAGGCCAATACCGCCAATCCCGGGCAGGGGCAGCCCGCTCCCGCCGCTCCGGGCTGCGACGCGACCTGCGTGCGCGCCAACAACGAGCTCGCGTCCCAGATCTGCGCGCCTCGGATCGAGGCGCAGGCGCCGACGGATTTCGAGTGGGTCTCCCGGCCCTTCGCCAAGATCTTCCAGCAGGCCGAGGCGCCCGAAGGCGGCGCCACGGTGGTCCGCTACCGCGGCGACTCGATCCGCTTCCTCAGCCCCGCCAAGGAGTGGGTGCGGGTGACCTACGAGTGCGGGTTCGACGCGGCCAAGCGGTCGGTCGAGTACGTGCGGGTGCGGCTCGGCCGGCTCGACAGGGCGGATGCGCCCGCGCAGCCGGCGCAGCAGGGCCGACCGAACGCCCCGGCGCCGCAACCGATGTCGCCCCAGGCGCAGCAGCAGCAGCAGCAGGCCGCCCGAACCGGGACGGCACCCCCGCGCAAGCTGCTGCCGTCGGAGCCGAGCGAGATCGAGGTCCGTCAGGTCAATCCGCGAACCCGGCAGGCGCAGCCGTGAGCCCGCGGCCGATCCCCCGGGGGGGCGCGGTGCGAATCGCGACCGGCGCGCTCGCGCTCCTCGCGGCGAGCGCTGTGGCGGCCGCCGCACAGCCGAGTCCGCTCTCCGTGAACGACTGCACGCTGCTGCCCGATCCCGGGGCTCTCCGGCGCTGCCTCGACCAAGCCGAGGGGCGTGTCGTCGCGCCGCTTCCGCCGGTCGCGAGCCCGGCTCCGGTCGACCGGCCCGAACAGCCGGCGCAGTCCGTGCGCGGGGCGCCTGCCGCCAAGCCCGCGGCGCCGCCGGCCGATTTCCTCGGCAACCGCGGCGCACCTGTGCGGAGCGCGCAACCGTCGTCCCGGAAGG from Methylobacterium sp. NMS14P includes:
- a CDS encoding CsgG/HfaB family protein, coding for MRSFLKSLAGAALLCAGLAACAPWERELLAQAPVVTPPSPTDLNLETLPPPTRKIDIAIYNFPDLTGQNKPNDNIAEYSRAVTQGGGAFVVDALRRAGRGQWFSVVERTGLANLLQERQLIRATRQEFDGTEAKPLPPIRFAGLIVEGGIIGYDANTVTGGAGANLLGIGGDTKYRRDEVTVAMRIVSVQSGEVLNSVTVTKTIYSVALNANAYRYVAVAKLLQVETGVTRNEPTQMAVREAIDLAVYATIIEGSRKKLWRFRDPVLGTRLVDEYLARDRPTPLEVPGPTVAAGPLVVKS
- a CDS encoding curli assembly protein CsgF, which encodes MRQSRLLGPLVCGWALLAVAGAQAGSLVYQPVNPSFGGSPLNGSWLQAEAAAQNDAQRSAQRDQQLFSANQSAANTKTPGQIFAQQLQTQIYSSLANQITQSLFGENAQQSGSYSFGGSQVTFQRLGSNIQLQIFDGQSTTTIVVPATAAVGGSSTGTSPISGAP
- the csgH gene encoding curli-like amyloid fiber formation chaperone CsgH; translated protein: MPSFIVDPPVLCRVVETRSADIARLTLRIEAPPGTAGHYNLVVRKSDPSGTATMQQGGGFDLADSGTREVGKLTISVRADGQLSVDASVQVDGHRISCAYDSTQDL